The following are from one region of the Nocardioides marmotae genome:
- a CDS encoding heterodisulfide reductase-related iron-sulfur binding cluster produces MQIFAIVVSLAIAAVGIALFARAVRNMLRVIRVGQPAMNRTDQPVQRAWAVIKETLGHTRMLQWKVVGVAHWFIFVGFGLLFFTLLTAFGQLFDAHFTLPLIGTFFLYEWVSEFFTVVMLVAIIGFIAYRATRPKERTRGVKGRFWGSRMWQGYFVESVILGVGLCITVLRGLEYALLDQEGSSHASLMHFPFTAWLGQAFSGLSVGTIENLIYLVAMLKILISFTWMITISLNIDMGVAWHRFTVFFNIFFKREASGRTALGAVKPLTNNGERVSLDDIDDLDEDATLGVGKVEDFSWKNILDFTTCTECGRCQSQCPAWNTEKPLSPKLLITALRDHTYAKAPYSQAGGEGSEAATALLEKDEVLAREAARPLVGDTGDDWFYMPDSGAAVIDSEVLWNCTSCGACVQQCPVDIEHVDHIVDMRRYQVLVESNFPAELNGLFKGLENKGNPWNMSPNARLDWAKGLDFEVKVVGEDIESLDEVDWLFWVGCAGAYEDRQKKTTRAVAELLDMAGVSFGVLGNGETCTGDPARRAGNEFVFQGLAQQNVETFQEYKVKKAVTTCAHCFNTLKNEYKEFGIELEVVHHTQLLNRLVREGKLTPVANGEGAHKRSITYHDPCYIGRHNGVYSPPRELLQVLPGAEYVEMERNSERAFCCGAGGARMWMEENTGERINVNRTKEAVGTGADQIAVGCPFCRVMLSDGLTAQQSKGEAREEVEVLDVAQMLLASVKGEVATKVKPGGGTPSAKAAPSEDVKAEPEQGDDTQASDDVVTETADAGPLAKASGGSSLFDTPADDAADGDQADSASTEATPAQEAKAASSAGAGSSLFDLGGDSAAEEEPAKTEPKTEAPAAAKTESKPAAQETDLGSGGSLFDLGGGDEPAPAEAKTEPKAEPEAKTEAPAEPKTEPKAEAKPAAPVADLGSGGSLFDIAAEEPAPAAPKAEEPKTEEPQAEEPQAEKPQAEEPKAETKAEPAPAAEPAAEVDLSSGGSLFDIEAPAAPAPKAAPAQPEPEDEVVEASATPESADTEAEEVVETETAAPAAEAPARTAATPAASIPEGGSLFDIAAPEAVAQPEKRPERPAAPAAEATTETAATESSTESTTGATPADAPSGEQVSAAATAIASDDPTPAPEPEPEPEEPAAEPEKPKASSNGAANQPRTDVEISEGGSLFDL; encoded by the coding sequence ATGCAGATCTTCGCCATCGTCGTGTCACTCGCCATCGCGGCGGTCGGCATAGCCCTGTTCGCCCGCGCGGTCAGGAACATGCTCCGCGTCATCCGTGTCGGGCAACCCGCGATGAACCGCACCGACCAGCCGGTCCAGCGGGCATGGGCGGTCATCAAGGAGACGCTGGGCCACACCCGGATGCTCCAGTGGAAGGTGGTGGGCGTTGCCCACTGGTTCATCTTCGTGGGCTTCGGACTGCTCTTCTTCACCCTGCTCACCGCCTTCGGCCAGCTCTTCGACGCCCACTTCACGCTGCCTCTGATCGGCACGTTCTTCCTCTACGAGTGGGTCTCGGAGTTCTTCACCGTCGTCATGCTGGTGGCGATCATCGGCTTCATCGCCTACCGCGCGACCCGCCCCAAGGAGCGCACCCGCGGCGTCAAGGGCCGGTTCTGGGGCTCGCGGATGTGGCAGGGCTACTTCGTGGAGAGCGTCATCCTGGGCGTCGGCCTCTGCATCACGGTGCTGCGCGGCCTGGAGTACGCCCTGCTCGACCAGGAGGGCTCCAGCCACGCCTCGCTGATGCACTTCCCGTTCACGGCGTGGCTCGGCCAGGCCTTCTCCGGCCTGTCGGTCGGCACGATCGAGAACCTCATCTACCTCGTCGCGATGCTGAAGATCCTGATCTCCTTCACCTGGATGATCACGATCTCGCTGAACATCGACATGGGCGTCGCGTGGCACCGGTTCACGGTCTTCTTCAACATCTTCTTCAAGCGCGAGGCCTCGGGCCGCACCGCGCTCGGCGCGGTCAAGCCGCTCACCAACAACGGCGAGCGGGTCAGCCTCGACGACATCGACGACCTCGACGAGGACGCGACCCTCGGCGTCGGCAAGGTCGAGGACTTCAGCTGGAAGAACATCCTCGACTTCACCACGTGCACCGAGTGCGGCCGCTGCCAGTCGCAGTGCCCCGCGTGGAACACCGAGAAGCCGCTGTCGCCCAAGCTGCTGATCACCGCCCTGCGCGACCACACCTACGCCAAGGCGCCGTACTCCCAGGCCGGCGGCGAGGGCAGCGAGGCCGCCACCGCCCTGCTGGAGAAGGACGAGGTCCTCGCCCGCGAGGCCGCCCGCCCGCTGGTCGGCGACACCGGCGACGACTGGTTCTACATGCCCGACAGCGGCGCCGCGGTCATCGACTCCGAGGTGCTGTGGAACTGCACGAGCTGCGGCGCCTGCGTCCAGCAGTGCCCGGTCGACATCGAGCACGTCGACCACATCGTCGACATGCGCCGCTACCAGGTGCTCGTCGAGTCGAACTTCCCCGCCGAGCTCAACGGCCTGTTCAAGGGCCTGGAGAACAAGGGCAACCCCTGGAACATGTCGCCGAACGCGCGACTGGACTGGGCCAAGGGCCTCGACTTCGAGGTCAAGGTCGTCGGTGAGGACATCGAGTCCCTCGACGAGGTCGACTGGCTGTTCTGGGTCGGCTGCGCCGGCGCCTACGAGGACCGCCAGAAGAAGACCACCCGCGCCGTCGCCGAGCTGCTCGACATGGCCGGCGTCTCCTTCGGCGTCCTGGGCAACGGCGAGACCTGCACCGGCGACCCGGCCCGCCGCGCCGGCAACGAGTTCGTCTTCCAGGGCCTGGCCCAGCAGAACGTGGAGACGTTCCAGGAGTACAAGGTCAAGAAGGCCGTCACCACCTGCGCCCACTGCTTCAACACCCTCAAGAACGAGTACAAGGAGTTCGGCATCGAGCTGGAGGTGGTCCACCACACCCAGCTGCTGAACCGCCTGGTCCGCGAGGGCAAGCTGACGCCGGTCGCGAACGGCGAGGGCGCCCACAAGCGCTCGATCACCTACCACGACCCCTGCTACATCGGTCGCCACAACGGCGTCTACAGCCCGCCGCGCGAGCTGCTCCAGGTCCTGCCCGGCGCCGAGTACGTCGAGATGGAGCGCAACTCCGAGCGCGCCTTCTGCTGCGGCGCCGGCGGCGCGCGCATGTGGATGGAGGAGAACACCGGCGAGCGGATCAACGTCAACCGCACCAAGGAGGCCGTCGGCACCGGCGCCGACCAGATCGCGGTCGGCTGCCCGTTCTGCCGCGTGATGCTCTCCGACGGCCTGACCGCCCAGCAGTCCAAGGGCGAGGCCCGCGAGGAGGTCGAGGTCCTCGACGTCGCGCAGATGCTGCTCGCCTCGGTCAAGGGCGAGGTCGCCACGAAGGTCAAGCCCGGCGGCGGTACGCCGTCGGCCAAGGCCGCCCCGTCGGAGGACGTCAAGGCCGAGCCGGAGCAGGGTGACGACACCCAGGCCTCCGACGACGTCGTGACCGAGACCGCCGACGCCGGCCCGCTGGCGAAGGCGTCGGGCGGCTCCTCGCTGTTCGACACCCCCGCCGACGACGCCGCCGACGGCGACCAGGCCGACTCCGCCTCGACCGAGGCCACCCCCGCCCAGGAGGCGAAGGCGGCCTCCTCCGCCGGCGCCGGGTCCTCGCTGTTCGACCTCGGTGGCGACAGCGCCGCCGAGGAGGAGCCCGCGAAGACCGAGCCGAAGACCGAGGCTCCGGCTGCTGCGAAGACCGAGTCGAAGCCGGCCGCCCAGGAGACCGACCTCGGCTCCGGCGGGTCGCTCTTCGACCTCGGTGGCGGCGACGAGCCCGCCCCGGCCGAGGCCAAGACCGAGCCGAAGGCGGAGCCCGAGGCGAAGACCGAGGCCCCGGCGGAGCCGAAGACCGAGCCGAAGGCCGAGGCGAAGCCGGCCGCACCGGTGGCCGACCTCGGCTCCGGCGGCTCGCTCTTCGACATCGCTGCCGAGGAGCCGGCCCCGGCCGCTCCGAAGGCGGAGGAGCCGAAGACCGAGGAGCCCCAGGCCGAGGAGCCCCAGGCCGAGAAGCCCCAGGCCGAGGAGCCGAAGGCCGAGACCAAGGCCGAGCCCGCCCCGGCGGCGGAGCCGGCCGCCGAGGTGGACCTGTCCTCGGGTGGCTCGCTGTTCGACATCGAGGCCCCGGCCGCGCCGGCACCGAAGGCCGCCCCGGCCCAGCCCGAGCCCGAGGACGAGGTCGTCGAGGCCTCGGCCACCCCGGAGTCGGCGGACACCGAGGCCGAGGAGGTCGTCGAGACCGAGACCGCCGCCCCGGCCGCGGAGGCACCCGCCCGCACGGCCGCGACCCCGGCCGCGTCGATCCCGGAGGGTGGCTCGCTGTTCGACATCGCCGCCCCCGAGGCCGTCGCCCAGCCGGAGAAGCGTCCCGAGCGCCCCGCCGCCCCGGCGGCCGAGGCGACCACCGAGACGGCCGCCACGGAGTCGAGCACGGAGTCGACCACCGGGGCCACCCCGGCCGACGCGCCGAGCGGCGAGCAGGTCAGCGCGGCCGCCACGGCGATCGCGAGCGACGACCCGACGCCGGCGCCCGAGCCCGAGCCCGAGCCCGAGGAGCCGGCCGCGGAGCCGGAGAAGCCGAAGGCGTCCTCGAACGGCGCGGCGAACCAGCCGCGGACCGACGTGGAGATCTCCGAGGGCGGGTCGCTCTTCGACCTCTGA